In Halalkalicoccus subterraneus, one genomic interval encodes:
- a CDS encoding V-type ATP synthase subunit E: MSLETVAEDIREEARARARDIEADADERVDAIIAEAEADAAEIRSDREHEVEREIAQEREQKLSSANLEAKQKRLEARRDVLEDVHERVEAEIAALDGERREELTDELIAATAEEFDENASVQVYGRADDEALIAALLEPYAGYEYAGEYDCLGGVVAESESSRVRVNNTFDSVLDDVWEDNLKEASTRLFEQ, encoded by the coding sequence ATGAGTTTAGAAACGGTCGCAGAGGACATTCGGGAGGAAGCCCGCGCGCGTGCCCGCGATATCGAAGCGGACGCCGACGAGCGCGTCGACGCGATCATCGCCGAGGCCGAAGCTGACGCGGCGGAGATCAGATCCGACCGCGAGCACGAGGTCGAGCGCGAGATCGCTCAGGAGCGCGAGCAGAAACTCTCGAGTGCGAACCTCGAAGCCAAACAGAAACGTCTCGAAGCCCGACGCGACGTCCTCGAGGACGTCCACGAGCGGGTCGAAGCAGAGATCGCGGCCCTCGACGGCGAGCGCCGCGAGGAGCTGACCGACGAGCTGATCGCGGCAACCGCCGAGGAGTTCGACGAGAACGCCTCCGTACAGGTCTACGGACGGGCCGACGACGAGGCGCTGATCGCGGCGCTGCTCGAGCCCTACGCGGGCTACGAGTACGCCGGCGAGTACGACTGCCTCGGCGGCGTCGTCGCCGAAAGCGAGAGCTCGCGGGTCCGCGTGAACAACACGTTCGATTCGGTGCTCGACGACGTCTGGGAGGACAACCTCAAAGAGGCTAGCACCCGTCTGTTCGAGCAATGA
- a CDS encoding V-type ATP synthase subunit C — MSPRTRTIGSSNPEYVNARVRARRAALFDEEEYRKLVRMGPSEIARFMEETEYGEEINALGSRHSGVDLIEYALHANLAKHFDDLLDWAEGRLYEFIANYLRKFDAWNVKTIIRGLYAGADQDEIESDLIRAGEFSDREIDRLLEARSIEEVVEQLDGTIFEEPLAAAYEDYEETDTLVPLENAVDRTYYEHILDNVGRVSNEPDDPVARYVEFLQAEIDFRNARNALRLARTGADIDPGEYFIEGGTLFDRREMSGLVTNRDELLTRIEESTYGNRLDEALAQLRSAESLIAFEHALDTALSAYADRLANRYPMTIASVLSFILAKEREVDNIRAIARGREAGLSSEEIEEELVIL, encoded by the coding sequence ATGAGCCCCAGAACGCGAACGATCGGGAGCTCGAACCCGGAGTACGTAAACGCCCGCGTTCGGGCTCGCCGCGCCGCGTTGTTCGACGAGGAGGAGTACCGCAAGCTGGTCCGGATGGGGCCGAGCGAGATCGCCCGGTTCATGGAGGAGACCGAATACGGCGAGGAGATCAACGCGCTGGGCTCGCGCCACAGCGGCGTCGACCTGATCGAGTACGCGTTGCACGCGAACCTCGCGAAGCACTTCGACGACCTGCTCGACTGGGCGGAGGGTCGCCTCTACGAGTTCATCGCGAACTACCTCCGGAAGTTCGACGCGTGGAACGTCAAGACGATCATTCGGGGGCTCTACGCCGGCGCCGATCAGGACGAGATCGAGTCCGACCTGATCCGCGCAGGCGAGTTCTCCGACCGGGAGATCGACCGCCTGCTCGAAGCGCGTTCGATCGAGGAGGTCGTCGAACAGCTCGACGGCACCATCTTCGAGGAGCCGCTCGCGGCGGCCTACGAAGACTACGAGGAGACCGACACGCTCGTTCCGCTCGAAAACGCCGTCGACCGGACCTACTACGAACACATCCTCGACAACGTCGGTCGGGTGAGCAACGAGCCCGACGACCCGGTCGCCCGGTACGTCGAGTTCTTGCAGGCCGAGATTGACTTCCGGAACGCCCGCAACGCCTTACGGCTGGCGCGAACCGGCGCGGACATCGATCCCGGCGAGTACTTCATCGAGGGCGGAACGCTGTTCGACCGGCGCGAGATGTCGGGGCTGGTCACGAACCGCGACGAGCTGTTGACCCGGATCGAGGAGAGCACCTACGGGAACCGGCTCGACGAGGCGCTTGCCCAGCTACGTAGCGCAGAGAGCTTGATCGCGTTCGAGCACGCCCTCGACACCGCACTGTCGGCGTACGCCGACCGGCTCGCGAACCGCTACCCGATGACGATCGCCTCCGTGCTGTCGTTCATCCTCGCGAAGGAGCGCGAGGTCGACAACATCCGGGCGATCGCGCGCGGCCGGGAGGCCGGACTGAGTAGCGAGGAGATCGAAGAGGAGCTGGTGATACTATGA
- a CDS encoding F0F1 ATP synthase subunit C — MYEFANALTDATIALQAETGGPALDAQGAAALAVGLAALAAGYAERGIGSAAMGAIAEDRSLFGLGLVLTVLPETLVILALVVVFVVG, encoded by the coding sequence ATGTACGAATTCGCTAACGCGCTGACGGACGCAACGATCGCACTGCAAGCAGAAACCGGCGGCCCCGCCCTCGACGCTCAGGGTGCGGCGGCACTCGCAGTCGGCCTCGCGGCACTGGCCGCGGGCTACGCGGAGCGTGGCATCGGAAGTGCGGCGATGGGCGCGATCGCGGAGGATCGCAGCCTCTTCGGGCTCGGACTGGTGCTTACGGTCCTGCCGGAGACGCTCGTGATCCTCGCGCTGGTCGTCGTGTTCGTCGTCGGTTAA
- a CDS encoding V-type ATP synthase subunit F yields the protein MSQEIAVIGSPEFTTGFRLAGVRVFENVPDDEKDDDLDEAVSRVLENEDVGIAIMHEDDLEYLSRNLRRDAETSVEPTFVMLGGGAGSGGLREKIKRAIGIDLMDDDS from the coding sequence ATGAGCCAGGAGATCGCAGTTATCGGCAGCCCCGAGTTCACGACCGGATTTCGTCTCGCCGGCGTGCGCGTCTTCGAGAACGTCCCCGACGACGAGAAGGACGACGACCTCGACGAGGCCGTCTCGCGCGTGCTCGAGAACGAGGACGTCGGCATCGCGATCATGCACGAGGATGACCTCGAGTACCTCTCGCGGAACCTCCGGCGGGACGCCGAGACGAGCGTCGAGCCGACGTTCGTGATGCTCGGCGGCGGCGCGGGCAGCGGCGGGCTGCGCGAGAAGATCAAGCGCGCGATCGGTATCGACCTGATGGACGACGACTCCTAA